One window of Ziziphus jujuba cultivar Dongzao chromosome 5, ASM3175591v1 genomic DNA carries:
- the LOC107421701 gene encoding cellulose synthase A catalytic subunit 2 [UDP-forming] produces the protein MDTKGRLIAGSHNRNEFVLINADEISRVTSVKELSGQSCQICGDEIEITVDGEPFVACNECAFPVCRPCYEYERREGNQACPQCKTRYKRIKGSPRVEGDEEEDDIDDLENELQIASNDPNHIAEAMLAARLNVGRGSHANGSVYAPSEMDASSVAGEIPLLTYGQEDVGISADKHALIVPPLRGKRVHPMPFSDSMSFQPRPMDPKKDLAVYGYGSITWKDRMEEWRKKQNERLQVVKHQGENGGGINDGDELDDPELPKMDEGRQPLSRKLPIPSSKISPYRLIILLRIVIVCLFFHYRILHPVNDAYPLWLTSIICEIWFAVSWILDQFPKWHPIVRETYLDRLSLRYEKEGKPSELASIDIFVSTVDPMKEPPLITANTVLSILSVDYPVDKVACYVSDDGAAMLTFEALSETSEFARKWVPFCKKYSIEPRAPEWYFAQKVDYLRDKIDATFVRERRAMKREYEEFKVRINGLVATAQKVPEDGWTMQDGTPWPGNNVRDHPGMIQVFLGQNGVRDIEGNELPRLVYVSREKRPGFDHHKKAGAMNALVRVSAIISNAPYILNVDCDHYINNSKALREAMCFMMDPTSGKKICYVQFPQRFDGIDRHDRYSNRNVVFFDINMKGLDGIQGPIYVGTGCVFRRQALYGYDAPKKKKPPGKTCNCWPKWCCLCCGSRKKNKKGKSKDQKKLKSRETSKQIHALENIEEGIEGIDNEKSSLMPQIKFEKKFGQSPVFIAATLAEEGGVPKGASSASLLKEAIHVISCGYEDKTEWGKEVGWIYGSVTEDILTGFKMHCHGWRSVYCIPKRPAFKGSAPINLSDRLHQVLRWALGSVEILLSRHCPIWYGYGCGLKWLERFSYINSVVYPLTSIPLLAYCTLPAVCLLTGKFIVPEISNYASILFMGLFLSIAATSILEMQWGHVGIHDWWRNEQFWVIGGVSSHLFALLQGLLKVLGGVNTNFTVTSKGADDGEFSELYLFKWTSLLIPPMTLLILNVIGVIVGVSDAINNGYETWGPLFGRLFFAIWVIVHLYPFLKGMMGKQNGVPTIIVVWSILLASIFSLLWVRINPFVSKGGIVLEVCGLNCD, from the exons ATGGATACTAAAGGACGACTTATTGCTGGTTCTCACAACAGGAATGAGTTTGTTCTTATCAATGCTGATGAGATTTCACGA GTGACATCTGTCAAAGAATTGAGTGGGCAAAGTTGCCAGATCTGTGGGGATGAGATAGAGATTACTGTGGATGGAGAGCCATTTGTTGCTTGCAATGAATGTGCATTCCCTGTTTGCAGACCTTGCTATGAGTATGAGAGAAGAGAGGGAAATCAAGCATGCCCTCAGTGCAAAACCAGATACAAACGAATCAAAG GAAGTCCCAGAGTTGAAGGTGATGAAGAAGAGGATgatattgatgatttggagAATGAACTTCAGATTGCAAGCAATGATCCTAACCACATTGCTGAAGCTATGCTTGCTGCTCGCCTGAATGTCGGCCGCGGCTCCCACGCCAATGGTTCGGTCTACGCCCCTTCAGAGATGGATGCCTCTTCGGTCGCTGGAGAGATCCCTCTCCTGACCTATGGTCAAGAG GATGTTGGCATTTCTGCTGATAAGCATGCTCTTATAGTTCCCCCACTTCGAGGAAAACGGGTGCATCCAATGCCATTTTCTGATTCCATGTCCT TTCAACCCAGACCAATGGATCCGAAGAAAGACTTGGCAGTTTATGGTTATGGATCTATTACATGGAAGGATCGGATGGAGGAGTGGAGGAAGAAGCAGAATGAAAGACTTCAAGTGGTTAAGCACCAAGGAGAAAATGGTGGCGGAATCAATGATGGAGATGAGCTAGATGATCCTGAATTACCCAA GATGGATGAGGGCAGGCAGCCGCTTTCAAGAAAGTTGCCTATTCCTTCAAGCAAGATAAGCCCGTATAGATTGATAATCTTACTCCGGATTGTGATTGTTTGCCTCTTTTTTCACTATAGAATTCTCCACCCTGTCAATGATGCATATCCGTTGTGGTTAACCTCAATTATATGTGAAATTTGGTTTGCTGTCTCATGGATACTGGATCAATTTCCAAAATGGCACCCAATTGTGCGAGAAACATATCTTGATCGTTTATCATTGAG GTACGAGAAAGAAGGGAAGCCATCTGAGTTAGCCAGTATAGACATATTTGTGAGTACAGTGGATCCTATGAAAGAGCCTCCACTCATCACTGCAAACACAGTTCTGTCTATCCTCTCTGTAGATTACCCAGTGGACAAAGTTGCATGCTATGTCTCAGATGATGGTGCTGCCATGCTCACTTTTGAAGCCCTCTCTGAGACATCTGAGTTTGCAAGAAAATGGGTTCCATTCTGCAAGAAATACAGCATTGAACCGCGAGCTCCTGAGTGGTATTTTGCTCAAAAAGTCGATTACCTGAGGGACAAAATTGATGCAACATTTGTCAGAGAACGTCGAGCCATGAAG AGAGAATATGAGGAGTTCAAAGTTCGGATAAATGGGTTGGTTGCCACTGCCCAGAAGGTTCCTGAGGATGGCTGGACAATGCAAGATGGAACTCCATGGCCTGGCAACAATGTCAGGGATCATCCTGGCATGATTCAG GTTTTCCTTGGTCAAAATGGTGTTCGTGATATTGAAGGAAATGAACTACCTCGTTTGGTATATGTATCTCGTGAGAAGAGGCCAGGTTTTGATCATCACAAGAAGGCCGGTGCCATGAATGCTTTg GTCCGAGTATCGGCGATCATCTCAAATGCTCCATACATACTGAACGTTGATTGTGATCACTATATAAACAACAGTAAGGCTCTTCGTGAAGCCATGTGCTTCATGATGGATCCCACTTCAGGAAAGAAGATCTGTTATGTGCAATTTCCTCAAAGATTCGATGGCATTGATCGTCATGATAGATACTCAAATCGCAATGTTGTATTCTTTGAT ATCAATATGAAAGGTTTAGATGGGATCCAAGGACCAATATATGTTGGAACTGGGTGTGTCTTCAGAAGGCAGGCACTCTATGGATATGATGCTCCTAAGAAGAAGAAGCCCCCAGGCAAGACTTGTAATTGTTGGCCAAAATGGTGCTGCTTGTGCTGTGGATCtaggaagaagaacaagaagggAAAATCAAAAGATCAAAAGAAGTTGAAAAGCAGGGAGACTTCAAAGCAGATACATGCACTAGAAAATATTGAGGAGGGAATTGAAG GAATAGATAATGAGAAATCATCTCTAATGCCCCAAATCAAGTTTGAGAAGAAATTTGGACAGTCACCAGTGTTTATTGCTGCTACACTTGCAGAAGAAGGTGGTGTTCCCAAGGGGGCATCTTCTGCATCACTTTTGAAGGAAGCGATTCATGTCATTAGTTGTGGATATGAAGATAAAACAGAATGGGGAAAGGAG GTTGGGTGGATTTATGGCTCTGTTACAGAGGATATTCTTACAGGCTTCAAGATGCATTGCCATGGCTGGCGGTCAGTGTATTGCATACCTAAAAGGCCTGCATTTAAGGGTTCAGCTCCTATAAATCTCTCAGATCGTCTTCACCAGGTTCTGCGGTGGGCCTTGGGATCTGTTGAGATATTATTAAGCAGGCACTGTCCAATATGGTATGGCTACGGGTGTGGCTTGAAATGGTTGGAGCGCTTTTCCTACATAAACTCAGTTGTTTATCCGTTGACGTCCattcctttgcttgcatactgtACCTTGCCGGCTGTCTGTCTCCTTACTGGGAAGTTTATCGTCCCTGAG ATTAGCAATTATGCAAGTATCCTTTTCATGGGCCTCTTTTTATCCATTGCTGCGACTAGTATCCTTGAGATGCAGTGGGGACATGTTGGGATTCATGATTGGTGGAGGAACGAACAATTTTGGGTGATTGGTGGTGTTTCATCCCACCTTTTTGCTCTCCTCCAGGGTCTGCTTAAGGTTTTGGGTGGTGTTAACACAAACTTCACTGTTACATCCAAAGGAGCAGATGATGGAGAGTTTTCAGAACTCTACCTGTTCAAGTGGACATCTTTGTTAATCCCTCCCATGACCTTGCTTATCTTAAACGTAATTGGTGTCATAGTTGGGGTCTCAGATGCCATCAACAATGGTTACGAGACATGGGGTCCACTCTTTGGTAGGCTGTTTTTCGCCATCTGGGTCATTGTTCATCTTTATCCATTCCTCAAGGGTATGATGGGCAAACAGAACGGTGTTCCAACTATCATTGTGGTATGGTCAATTCTTCTAGCATCAATATTCTCTCTATTATGGGTCCGAATCAACCCATTTGTGTCGAAAGGTGGTATTGTACTGGAAGTTTGTGGGTTGAATTGTGACTAA